From Kineosporia succinea, the proteins below share one genomic window:
- a CDS encoding ROK family glucokinase has translation MELTIGVDVGGTKIAAGVVDADGRILERLRVPTPQSVDEIDSGIAEAVEKLKQTEAGRQVAAVGVAAAGFVSEHRSTVRFAPNIAWREHPLGDIVGKRVGLPVIVENDANAAAWAEYRFGAGQGSTDVATVTVGTGVGGGIVLDGRLLRGAYGIAAEIGHMRVVPNGRACGCGQAGCWEQYASGRALARSAFELAIRDPKAAAPLIEAAGGKIDGLVGSMITEVALSGDPAAIGLFSELGRWLGEGIAALANVLDPAVVVIGGGVAEVGDLLLGPARKAYALHLSGGANRPHLQIRPAQMGNDAGIIGAADLARTR, from the coding sequence GTGGAACTGACGATCGGGGTGGACGTCGGCGGAACGAAGATCGCCGCCGGTGTCGTGGACGCCGACGGACGGATTCTCGAGCGCCTACGGGTGCCGACCCCTCAGAGCGTCGACGAGATCGACTCCGGCATCGCCGAGGCCGTGGAGAAGCTCAAGCAGACCGAGGCGGGCCGTCAGGTCGCCGCGGTCGGGGTGGCCGCGGCCGGGTTTGTCAGCGAGCACCGCAGCACCGTGCGCTTCGCGCCGAACATCGCCTGGCGGGAGCACCCGCTGGGCGACATCGTGGGCAAGCGCGTGGGCCTGCCGGTGATCGTGGAGAACGACGCGAACGCGGCGGCCTGGGCCGAGTACCGCTTCGGCGCCGGGCAGGGCTCGACCGACGTCGCGACGGTCACCGTCGGCACCGGCGTGGGCGGCGGCATCGTGCTCGACGGCCGGCTGCTGCGCGGCGCCTACGGCATCGCGGCCGAGATCGGCCACATGCGGGTCGTGCCCAACGGCCGGGCCTGCGGCTGCGGCCAGGCCGGCTGCTGGGAGCAGTACGCCTCCGGCCGGGCGCTCGCCCGCTCGGCGTTCGAGCTGGCGATCCGCGACCCGAAGGCCGCGGCGCCGCTGATCGAGGCGGCCGGCGGCAAGATCGACGGCTTGGTCGGCAGCATGATCACCGAGGTCGCGCTGTCCGGCGACCCGGCCGCGATCGGGCTGTTCAGCGAGCTCGGGCGCTGGCTCGGCGAAGGCATCGCGGCGCTGGCCAACGTGCTCGACCCCGCGGTCGTGGTGATCGGCGGGGGCGTGGCCGAGGTCGGCGACCTGCTGCTCGGGCCCGCCCGCAAGGCCTACGCCCTGCACCTGTCCGGCGGCGCCAACCGCCCGCACCTGCAGATCCGCCCGGCCCAGATGGGCAACGACGCGGGCATCATCGGTGCGGCCGACCTGGCCCGCACCCGATGA
- a CDS encoding ROK family glucokinase, whose amino-acid sequence MSTVSQGLAIGVDIGGTKVAAGVVDPSGAVIARARRATPARTASARVVEATIADVVEELRQGREILGVGIGAAGFVDADRARVLFAPHLSWRDEPLRDGVASAVGLPVIVENDANAAAWAEWRFGAGRAESRLVMVTLGTGIGGGMVFDGVIQRGRYGMAGEFGHMVVVPDGRRCECGNRGCLEQYASGNVLGREAREMAAAGSPVTVPLVQRVKGDHAALVGPLITEAAMDGDPAAVELFHEVGHWLGIGLANLAAALDPGLFVIGGGVSDAGDLLLAPARESFRRTLTGRGFRPFASIVKAALGPEAGLVGAADLARREASLLTGE is encoded by the coding sequence ATGAGCACGGTCTCGCAAGGGCTGGCGATCGGTGTCGACATCGGTGGCACCAAGGTCGCGGCCGGGGTGGTGGACCCCAGCGGCGCGGTGATCGCGCGGGCTCGGCGGGCCACCCCGGCGCGCACCGCCTCGGCCCGGGTGGTCGAGGCGACCATCGCCGACGTGGTCGAGGAACTGCGCCAGGGCCGGGAGATCCTCGGTGTCGGGATCGGGGCCGCCGGCTTCGTCGACGCCGACCGGGCCCGGGTGCTCTTCGCACCGCACCTGTCCTGGCGCGACGAGCCGCTGCGCGACGGCGTCGCCTCGGCCGTCGGGCTGCCGGTGATCGTGGAGAACGACGCCAACGCGGCGGCCTGGGCGGAGTGGCGTTTCGGCGCCGGCCGGGCCGAGTCGCGGCTGGTCATGGTCACGCTCGGCACCGGTATCGGTGGCGGCATGGTCTTCGACGGGGTGATCCAGCGCGGTCGCTACGGCATGGCCGGCGAGTTCGGGCACATGGTGGTCGTGCCCGACGGACGCCGCTGCGAGTGCGGCAACCGGGGCTGCCTCGAGCAGTACGCCTCGGGCAACGTGCTCGGCCGCGAGGCCCGCGAGATGGCCGCGGCCGGGTCACCGGTCACCGTGCCGCTCGTGCAGCGGGTGAAGGGTGACCACGCGGCGCTGGTCGGGCCGCTCATCACCGAGGCCGCGATGGACGGCGACCCGGCCGCGGTCGAGCTGTTCCACGAGGTCGGGCACTGGCTCGGGATCGGCCTGGCCAACCTGGCCGCCGCGCTCGACCCGGGCCTGTTCGTGATCGGCGGGGGCGTGTCCGACGCGGGCGACCTGCTGCTGGCCCCGGCGCGTGAGTCGTTCCGGCGGACGCTGACCGGGCGGGGGTTCCGGCCGTTCGCGTCGATCGTGAAGGCGGCCCTGGGGCCGGAGGCCGGGCTGGTCGGGGCCGCCGACCTGGCCCGGCGTGAGGCGTCGTTGCTGACGGGGGAGTGA
- a CDS encoding endonuclease/exonuclease/phosphatase family protein, with protein MSWNIRHLQGDPLAVHRVVRAAAPDVLCVQEGPRVPGSHGQFARLARACGLHHLAGGRTAGSNAVFTSGRVRTRDVATFTFPLGHWRDNRRGVVLATVQPLSGGPALRVASAHLPTDQGQRLQHVRTLARQLGDFGLPAVLAADLNEGPGGPCWQALEPLVADPAPGAPATYPADGPRHRIDAILTGRGVEVLEYGTWTPDEADVKLASDHRPVVAELRVLSPEKPSDRSGAR; from the coding sequence ATGAGCTGGAACATCCGGCACCTGCAGGGTGATCCGCTGGCCGTGCACCGGGTGGTGCGGGCCGCGGCGCCCGACGTGCTGTGTGTGCAGGAGGGGCCGCGCGTGCCCGGTTCGCACGGGCAGTTCGCCCGGCTGGCCCGGGCCTGCGGGCTGCACCACCTGGCCGGGGGCCGCACCGCGGGCAGCAACGCGGTGTTCACGTCCGGCCGGGTGCGCACCCGTGACGTCGCGACCTTCACGTTCCCGCTCGGCCACTGGCGCGACAACCGGCGCGGGGTGGTGCTGGCCACCGTGCAGCCGCTGAGCGGGGGCCCGGCACTGCGCGTCGCCTCGGCGCACCTGCCGACCGACCAGGGGCAGCGGCTGCAGCACGTGCGCACGCTGGCCCGGCAGCTGGGCGACTTCGGCCTGCCCGCGGTGCTGGCCGCCGACCTGAACGAGGGACCCGGCGGGCCGTGCTGGCAGGCACTGGAGCCGCTGGTCGCGGACCCGGCGCCGGGCGCCCCGGCGACCTATCCGGCGGACGGGCCACGGCACCGCATCGACGCGATCCTCACCGGGCGGGGCGTAGAGGTGCTGGAGTACGGCACCTGGACACCCGACGAGGCCGACGTGAAGCTGGCCAGCGACCACCGGCCGGTGGTCGCCGAGCTCCGGGTCCTGTCTCCCGAGAAGCCCTCCGACCGGTCCGGCGCGCGGTGA